The proteins below come from a single Balaenoptera acutorostrata chromosome 2, mBalAcu1.1, whole genome shotgun sequence genomic window:
- the LOC130706503 gene encoding UDP-N-acetylglucosamine--peptide N-acetylglucosaminyltransferase 110 kDa subunit-like, producing MASSVGNVADSTDPTKCMLSFQGLAELTQRAYQAGDFEAAERHCMQLWRQEPDNTGVLLLLSSIHFRCRRLDGSAHFSSLAIKKNPLLAEAYSNLGNVYKESGQLQEAIEHYRHALRLKPDFIDGYINLAAALVAAGDMEGAVQAYASALQYNPDLYCVCSDLGNLLKALGRVEEAKACYLKAIETQPNFAVAWSNLGCVFNAQGEIWLAIHHFEKAVTHDPNFLDAYINLGNVFKEARIFERAVAAYLRALSLSPNHAVVHGSLACVYYEQGLIDLAIDTYRRAIELQPHFPDAYCNLANALKEKGSVAEAEDCYNTALWLCPTHADSLNNLANTKREQGNIEEAVRLYCKALEVFPEFAAAHSNLASVLQQQGKVQEALMHYKEAIRISPTFAEAYCNMGNTLTGMQDVQGALQCYIRAIQIDPAFAEAHSNLASIHQDSGNIPEAIASYRTALKLQPDFPDAYCNLAHCLQTVCDWTDYDERMKRLVSVVADQLEKNRLPSVQPHHSMLYPLPHGVRKAIAERHGHLCLDNISVLHKPPYEHPKDLKLSDGRLRVGYVSSDFGNHPTSHLMQSIPGMHNRDKFEVFCYALSPDDGTNFRAKVMAEADHFVDLSQIPCDGKAADRIHQDGIHILVNMNGYTRGARNELFALRPAPLQAMWLGYPGTSGALFMDYIITDQETSPAEVAEQYSEKLAYMPHTFFIGDHANMFPHLKEKAVIDFKSNGHIYDNRIVLNGIDLKAFLDSLPDVKIVKMKCPDGGNNTDSSNIALNMPVIPMNTIAEAVIEMINRGQIQITINGFSISNGLATTQINNKAATGEEVPRTIIVTTRSQYGLPEDAIVYCNFNQLYKIDPSTLQMWANILKRVPNSVLWLLRFPAVGEPNIQQYVQNMGLPQNRIIFSPVAPKEEHVRRGQLADVCLDTPLCNGHTTGMDVLWSGTPMVTMPGETLASRVAASQLTCLGCLELIAKNRQEYEDIAVKLGTDLEYLKRIRGKVWKQRISSPLFNTKQYTMELEQLYLQMWEHYAAGNKPDHMMKPVVVTESA from the coding sequence ATGGCGTCTTCCGTGGGCAACGTGGCCGACAGCACAGACCCAACGAAATGTATGCTTTCCTTCCAAGGGTTAGCAGAGTTGACACAGCGAGCCTATCAGGCGGGAGATTTTGAGGCAGCTGAGAGACACTGCATGCAGCTCTGGAGACAAGAGCCAGACAATACTGGTgtacttttattactttcatctATACACTTCCGGTGTCGAAGGCTGGACGGATCTGCCCACTTTAGTAGTCTGGCAATTAAAAAGAACCCTCTTCTGGCAGAAGCCTATTCGAATTTGGGGAATGTGTACAAGGAAAGCGGGCAGTTGCAGGAAGCAATCGAGCATTACCGGCATGCGTTGCGTCTCAAACCAGATTTCATCGATGGTTATATTAACCTGGCAGCCGCTTTGGTAGCAGCAGGCGACATGGAAGGGGCAGTACAAGCTTACGCCTCTGCTCTTCAGTACAATCCTGATCTGTACTGTGTTTGCAGTGACCTGGGGAACCTGCTCAAAGCCCTGGGTCGCGTGGAAGAAGCCAAGGCATGTTATTTGAAAGCAATTGAGACGCAACCGAACTTTGCAGTAGCTTGGAGTAATCTTGGCTGTGTTTTCAATGCACAAGGGGAGATTTGGCTTGCAATTCATCACTTTGAAAAGGCTGTCACCCATGACCCCAATTTTCTGGATGCTTATATCAATTTAGGAAATGTCTTCAAAGAGGCACGGATTTTTGAACGAGCTGTGGCAGCTTACCTTCGTGCCCTAAGCTTGAGTCCAAATCATGCAGTGGTACATGGCAGCCTGGCTTGTGTATACTATGAGCAAGGCCTGATAGATCTGGCAATAGACACCTACAGGCGAGCTATTGAATTGCAACCACACTTCCCGGACGCTTACTGCAACCTAGCCAACGCTCTCAAAGAGAAGGGCAGCGTTGCCGAAGCAGAAGATTGTTATAATACAGCTCTCTGGCTGTGTCCCACCCATGCAGACTCTCTGAATAACCTAGCCAATACCAAGCGAGAACAGGGAAACATTGAAGAGGCAGTTCGCTTGTATTGTAAAGCATTAGAAGTCTTCCCAGAGTTTGCTGCTGCCCATTCAAATTTAGCAAGTGTATTGCAGCAGCAGGGAAAAGTGCAGGAAGCTCTGATGCATTATAAGGAGGCTATTCGAATCAGTCCTACCTTTGCTGAGGCCTACTGTAATATGGGAAACACTCTAACGGGGATGCAGGATGTTCAGGGAGCCTTGCAGTGTTATATTCGTGCCATTCAGATTGACCCTGCATTTGCGGAAGCCCACAGCAATCTGGCTTCCATTCACCAGGATTCAGGGAATATTCCAGAAGCAATTGCTTCTTACCGCACTGCTCTGAAGCTTCAACCTGATTTTCCTGACGCGTATTGTAATCTGGCTCATTGCCTGCAGACTGTCTGTGACTGGACAGACTATGATGAGCGCATGAAGAGGCTGGTCAGCGTTGTGGCTGACCAGTTAGAGAAGAACAGGTTGCCTTCCGTGCAGCCTCATCACAGcatgttatatcctcttcctcACGGCGTCAGGAAGGCTATTGCCGAGAGGCATGGGCACCTCTGCCTGGATAACATCAGTGTCCTTCACAAACCACCGTATGAACATCCAAAGGACTTGAAGCTCAGTGATGGTCGACTGCGTGTAGGATACGTGAGTTCTGACTTTGGGAACCATCCTACTTCTCATCTTATGCAGTCTATTCCAGGCATGCACAATCGTGATAAATTTGAGGTATTCTGTTATGCCCTGAGCCCAGATGATGGCACAAACTTCCGAGCGAAGGTGATGGCAGAAGCCGATCATTTCGTTGATCTTTCTCAGATTCCATGCGATGGAAAAGCAGCTGATCGCATCCATCAAGATGGTATACACATCCTTGTAAATATGAATGGTTATACCAGGGGTGCTCGAAATGAACTCTTTGCTCTCAGGCCAGCTCCTCTTCAGGCAATGTGGCTGGGGTACCCTGGGACTAGTGGCGCACTTTTCATGGATTATATCATCACTGATCAGGAAACTTCACCTGCTGAAGTTGCTGAGCAGTATTCTGAGAAACTGGCTTATATGCCCCATACTTTCTTTATTGGTGATCATGCTAATATGTTCCCTCACCTGAAGGAAAAAGCAGTCATCGATTTTAAGTCCAATGGGCACATTTATGACAATCGAATTGTGCTGAATGGCATCGACCTCAAAGCATTTCTTGATAGTCTACCAGATGTGAAAATTGTCAAGATGAAATGTCCTGATGGAGGAAACAACACAGACAGCAGTAATATAGCTCTCAATATGCCTGTCATTCCTATGAATACGATTGCAGAAGCAGTTATTGAAATGATTAACAGAGGACAAATTCAGATAACAATTAATGGATTCAGTATTAGCAATGGACTGGCAACTACCCAGATCAACAATAAGGCTGCCACTGGAGAGGAGGTTCCCCGTACCATTATTGTAACCACACGTTCTCAGTACGGGTTACCGGAAGATGCCATTGTGTACTGTAACTTTAATCAGTTATATAAAATTGACCCATCTACTTTGCAGATGTGGGCAAATATTCTGAAGCGTGTTCCCAATAGCGTACTGTGGCTGTTGCGTTTCCCAGCAGTAGGAGAACCTAATATTCAACAGTACGTGCAAAATATGGGCCTTCCCCAGAACCGTATCATTTTTTCACCAGTTGCTCCTAAAGAGGAACATGTTCGGAGAGGCCAGCTGGCTGATGTCTGCTTGGACACTCCACTCTGTAATGGACACACCACAGGGATGGATGTCCTTTGGTCGGGGACACCCATGGTGACTATGCCAGGAGAGACTCTTGCTTCCCGAGTTGCAGCTTCCCAGCTCACTTGTTTAGGCTGTCTTGAGCTTATTGCTAAAAATAGACAAGAGTATGAAGACATAGCTGTGAAACTGGGAACTGATCTAGAATACCTGAAGAGAATTCGTGGCAAAGTCTGGAAGCAGAGAATATCTAGCCCTCTGTTCAACACCAAACAATACACAATGGAACTAGAGCAGCTCTATCTACAGATGTGGGAGCATTATGCAGCTGGCAACAAACCTGATCACATGATGAAGCCTGTTGTAGTCACTGAGTCGGCCTAA